The sequence below is a genomic window from Microbacterium abyssi.
CTGCGGGATGGATGCCGAGATGTTCGGCAGCTTGATGATGTTGGCCTCGGGGAGGGTGGCGAGACCGCCGAGTTCGGCGAGCGCGTCGGACACCTCCTGGTCGGCGGTGAGGCGCTGCGGGAACGCGGCGAGGATGCGGCCGGCGAGCGAGATGTCGCGCGTCTCGATCTCGATTCCGGCCTTGCCCGCGTAGGCCTGCACGATCGGGAGGAGCGAAGCGGTGGCGAGTGCCGGTGCCTCGTCCGTGTAGGTGTAGATGATGGCGTCGTCGGTCACCGGGAGATTCTCCGTTCACGAGTCAAATTTGTCTCGATACCAAGATACCTGAGCGCCCCGTGCGGGGTTCGCCGAGAAGTTTTGGCCGCGGATGCCGCGCAAGAGGTTACCCTGGGCGTATGACGGAACTGCGCGTGGTCGAACTCTCCGCGGCGACGATCGTCGCCGTGAACAATCTGTCCCTCAAACCGGGGCAGGAGCAGTACCTTGCGCCGGTCTCCTACGGGATCGCGGCCACCGTGATCAACCCGCAGACGTCGTGGCAGCGCGTCGTTCTCGACCGCAACGAGGTCGTCGGGTTCGTCAGCGCCAACTTCGATCCGGAGGCGCCCGAAGAGCACTTCCGCTCGGTGCTGTGGCGCATCAACGTCGACGCCGACGATCAGGGCCGGGGCATCGGTCGGTTCGCCGTCGAGGCCCTCATCGAGGAGGCGCGCACCCGCGGCATGAACCACGTCGACGTGATCTACGAGGCAGGCGACGCCGGTCCCGGCGCGTTCTTCGAGCGCGTCGGATTCTCTCAGGTCGGTGAGACGGAGTACGGCGAGGTCATCGCCTCCATCCAGGTCACCGCCTAGTACCGGCGGCGGGGTCTCGAACCCCCTCCCCAGCGAGGCTCCGTCGCCCTCGGAACGACATCGCGAATTAGTCGCACGGTGCAACAAAATTACCGCGAACCCCGGTAGGATCGCGGCATGCCCCGAACCACCTGGTCCTGGCCTGTGCTGCATGACGCACAGCGCGACGTGCTCCTGGAAGTGCTCGTGCATGGGCCGCTCTCCCGCGCTGAGCTCACCCGGCGAACCGGGATGTCCCGCGCCTCGCTGTCCCGGCTCTCCCGCGACCTGGTGGAGCACGGCGTGGTCACCGAAGGCGAAGCCGAATTGCGCCCGGGCCGCGGGCGCCCCTCGGAGACCCTTCATGTGCGCCCGGATGCCGCCCGGTTCGCGGGAATCAAGCTCACCGGCGACGTCCTGTACGCTGCGGTCGTCGATCTCTCAGCGCGCGTGGTGGACACCGTTGAACACCCTCTGCCGTCCCGTGAGGTCGACGATGTCGTCGAACTCATCGGCGCGGTGATCGACGGTCTTCGCGAAGCTCATGACCGCATTGCCGCCGTGGGCGTCTGCCTCGCCGGTGACGTTGTCGGGGCCGATGGCCGTCGGAGGATCGTGGGATCGCACTTCCTCGGCTGGGAGAACATCCCGCTCGCCGATCTCGTCAGCGCCCGGACCGGGCTGCCCACCGAGATCGGCAACGATGTCCAGTCGCTCACGGCCGCCCACCATTGGTTCGGGGCCGGTCGCGGTGCGACCTCGCTGGCGCTGATCGGCATCGGCGCCGGCATCGGCGCCGGCATCGTCGTGGGGGACGCCATGATCCGAGGCGCCCACGGACATCCGGGCAAGGTCGGGCACATGCGGGTGAGCGACACGGGGCCGCAGTGCGATCGCGGGCACACCGGCTGCGTGTCCTCCTATGTGACGATTCCGGCTGTACGGCAGCGGGCGGGCGACGCCCCCTTCGAGCAGGTGATCGCCCGCGCGAGAACCGGCGAGGAGACCGCGTCGCTCGCTGTCCGAGACGCTGTTCGTGCACTCGGAGTGGTCATCGGCAATCTCGTGTGCATCGCAGACGTGCAGAAAGTCATCGTGACGGGCGAAGGACTGCCGCTCGCTCAATTCGACGATGCGCTCCTGGCGGCCGCCGTCGCCGATGCGCTCGATCCGGCCGCCGAAGCGCCCCCCATCGAGCTCCACCCGTTCCGATTCGCCGACTATGCGTGGGCGGCCGCCGTCAGCGCCATCCGCCTCGTGCTCTCAACCTGAGGAACCATGCCAGCGCAACGCTCATCCGCTCCTTCCCCTCGCGCACCATTGCTGTTCGGCGGCGACTACAACCCCGAGCAGTGGGACCGGTCCGTCTGGTTGGAGGACATCGCGCTGATGCGCGAAGCCGGCGTCAACATCGTCACACTCGGTGTCTTCGCCTGGGGCCTGCTGGAAGTCGATGATGACCGCTGGGACTGGGGCTGGTTCGACGAAGTGATCGGACTGCTGGCGCGATCCGAGATCTCGATCGATCTCGCGACGCCTACGGCCTCGCCTCCCATCTGGCTGCATCGCGAGCATCCCGAGATCCTCCCGGTCGATCGCCGGGGCATCCGCTACCACCAGGGCGGCCGCCTCCAGTGGTGTCCGAGCCACCCGGTCTGGCAACGGTACGCCTCGCGCGTGGCCACGCGGCTCGGTGAGCGTTACGGGCAGCATCCTTCGGTGACGATGTGGCACATCAGCAACGAACTCGGCGGAGGCAATCGCCGTTGTTACTGCGACCAGTCGACCTTCGCGTTCAGGGCGTGGCTGGAGCGGCGCTACGGGACCGTCGACGCTCTCAACGCGGCGTGGGGCACCGCTTTCTGGGGACACCGATACCGCCGCTTCGACGACGTCCTCGCACCGCTGGACAGTGAATCCGCGCAGAACCCGTCCCTCGTACTGGACTTCGACCGATTCAGCTCCGACGCCCTGCTCGATCATTTCCGGATGGAGCGGGACGCTCTGCGCCGTGCTGGGGTCACGGCGCCCATCACGACGAACCTCATGGTGGCTCCCCAGGGGAGCGTCGCGGACTACGCGTCCTGGACGCAGGACCTGGACGTCATCGCCATCGACCATTACACGATCGCCGACGACCCCCACCGACATCGGGAGCTGTCGCAGGTGGCCGCCCGCACGCGAGGACTCGCCCCGTCCCGGCCGTGGATGGTGATGGAGCACTCGACCTCGGCCGTCAACTGGCAGGTCCGGAACTCCCCGAAGGCGCCGGGAGAGATGCTCCGCAACAGTGTGCAGCATGTCGCGCACGGCGCCGACGGGGCGCTGTTCTTCCAATGGCGCGCGTCAGCGTCGGGCGCGGAGCAGTTCCACTCGGCGATGGTCCCGCATGCGGGGGCCGAGACCCGCCAGTGGCGGGAGGTCGTCGAGCTCGGCTCGACACTCGCCTCGATCAGTGACGTGGCCGGCAGTCTGGTCGAGCGCTCCGAGGCGGCGATCCTCACGGATGACGTCTCGCTCTGGGCGTGGCAGGCGGGACAGAAGCCGCTCAACGATCATGCGCTGCATGAGGATGGCCGCCGATGGTTCGAGGCGCTGTCCACCCACGGGTTCGGCCCGGATGTGCTTCCGTCGCACGCGAGTCTCGACGGCTACCGGCTCATCGTGCTTCCCTCGCTGTATCTGGTCGACGATGAGACGGTCGAGCGCGTGATGCGGGCAGCCGACGCCGGCGCCACCGTGGTCGTCGGGGCGCTCTCCGGGATCGCGGATGCGGACAATCGGATCCGCCTCGGCGGATACCCCGGCGCTTTCCGCGACTTCCTCGGCATCTTCGGCGAGGAACTGCACCCGCTGCTGCGCGGCGAGACGGTGCTGCTCGGCTCCGGCGCGCGCGTCGCAGACCTGATCACCCGCGTGCGGACGACGGATGCCGAGATCATCGACAGCTACGCCGACGGTCCGCTCGAAGGCATGCCTGCCATCACTCGACGCCGGTTCGGGCGGGGCCAGGCCTGGCACGTGTCCGGCCTGATCCAGGATGGCCTCGACGCTGTGGTGACGACACTGGCGCAGGCCGCCGGCATCAGCCGCCGGCTGCCCGCCACCGCGACGGTCGAAGCCGTCCGCCGCGTGTCGGCGGACGGCTCATGGCTGTTCCTCATCAATCACGGCACCGCCGACGAGGAGATCGAGGCGTGGGGCGCCGACGCGATATCCGGCCGTCCCGCCGAGGGGCTGTTCCACCTGGATGCCGGCGCCGTCGCCGTCATCAGGGAGCGACGCGGGTAGCCAGCCACTCCGCCTGCCTCACCCACTGATGCGTCTGCCCGCCCTCGTGGCCGTTGTAGGTGTAGACCTCGATCGCACGGTCCTCGACGCCCAGATGGTTGTACGCCGCGAAGACGCTGGACGGCAGGACGATGCCGTCCATCAGAGCCACCGAGAACAGCGCTGGCACGTGCACGCGTCGCGCGAAGTTCACGCCGTCGAAATAGGACAGTGTGCGGAAGACGCGCTCGTCCTGATCCCTGTGCACGGCGAGGTAGCGAGTGATCTCCATGAAGGGCTGATCCGGCGTCATCTGCACCGAACGGCTGAAATGGCAGAGGAACGGCACGTCAGGCATGACGCCGCTGAGGCCGGGAACGAGCGCGGCCGCCGCAAGGGCGATGCCGCCGCCCTGGCTCGCGCCGGTGATCGAGACCCTGGCCGGATCGACGAATTCGAACTCGCGAACGGCGTCGATCAATCTCACGGCATCCGTGAAGACGCGACGGTAGTAGTACGTCTCAGGAGCGCTGATGCCTCGTGTCATGAACCCCGGCACCGCCCCCTCCGACCCGTGCGGATCGGCGGTGTCGCCACCTGTTCCCCACCCGCTGCCCTGTCCCCGCGTGTCCATGAGCACATGCACATAGCCGGCCGCAGCCCACTGCAGTCGCTCGCCTGCGACGCCGCGACCGCCGTTGTACCCGATGTACTCGACCACCGCCGGCAAGCGTCCCTCTGTTCGCGGCCGCGTGATCCAGGCCCGGATCGGCTCACCGCCGTACCCTGGAAACGTCAGATCTTCGACGATGAGTTCGCGGATCGGCGTCGATGCCTCGACGATGTCGACGACTCCTCCGATGGCCCGCGCCTCGTTCAGCGTGCGGCGCCAGAATTCGTCGAAATCATCCGGTTCGACCACCTCTGGGCGGTACGAGCGCAGCTGTTCGATGGGCAGGTCCGTCAATGCCATGTTCTTCCTCCGAGTACATCATCGCCGCCGCGAATACATCCGATCAATTTTCGAACCGCGCTTGACTTTATGTTTCAGCACAACACAAAATAGCATCCGGAAGCATCCCGACTGCGCTTCCTCGGCAACGCCGCCCTGCACGGGTCACGACACCGTCGTCTGAAAGGAACACGTCACATGAAATCTGCACGCCCCCTCACGCGTACACCGCTCCGCTGGGCCGCCGCCCTTGCGGTGCCGGCATTCGCCATCGGTGCGCTCTCCGCCTGCTCCGCTGATAGCGCGCAGCCGAGCGCCGACGATCCCGTCACCATCGATTTCTGGGGCTGGGTCCCTGGGCTCGAAGACCTCGTCGCTCAGTGGAACGACGAGAACGAGGACATCCAAGTCACCTTCCACCGCATGACCGGCGACGACGGTCAGAAGGTGGAGGCAGCTGTCGACGCGGGCAAGGGACCCGACCTCGTGCAGCTGTCCACGCACAACCTCCCCGAGTATGTGATCAGTGAACGTGTCGTGGACATCACGGAGTACGTCTCCGAGTACGAATCGAACTACACGCCGGCGTCGTGGTCTGCCGTGTCCTTCGACGACCACGTCTTCGGCGTGCCGCAGGGCATCGGCCCGGCAGCGACCATGTACCGCACTGACATCTTCGACCAGTACGACCTCGAAGTCCCGGAGACCTGGGACGAGTACCTCGAGACCGCCCGCGCGCTGAAGACCGCCAACCCGGACATCTATATCGCGAACATGTCGCCGAGCGAGATCGGTCAGTGGTCGCAGGAGATCCAACAGGCCGAGAGCAGTTGGTACGGCATCGACGGCGACTCCTGGACTGTCGGCGTCAACGACGAGGGCAGTCAGCTCGTCGCCGAAAGATGGCAGACCCTGCTCGACGAGGGTCTCGTCACGACCGAACAGATGTGGACGCCCGAATACTGGGCACTGGTGAACTCCGGCAAGATCGCCACGATCACCTACGCCGCGTGGTTCCCGAGCCTGATCGCCGAGAACGCCGCCGACACGTCAGGCGACTGGGCGGTGACGGCGATGCCGAAGAACGCCGGCTCGGAGAACTCCGGCGACTCCGGCGGCGCGGCCGTCGTCGTGCTGAAGAACACGAAGAACGCCGAGGCGGCAGCGAAGTTCGCGTCATGGCTCAACGGCTCCGACGACACGCAGGATGCACTGATCACCGTCGGCGGCCTGTTCCCTTCCACCGAGAACGGGCTGGCATCCGAGGCTCTGCTGCAGGAGTCCGACTTCTACGGCGGCCAGGTCATCAACGAAGTGTTCATCGAGTCGGCCAAGAACACCCCGAACACCTGGGTTGAGGGGCCGAACTACGGCAGCATCCAGACCGCACTGCTGGACGAGTTCGCCAAGGTGGTGAACGGCCAGCAGACCTTCCTCGAGGCGCTCGACATCGCCCAGGACGCGGCGATCGCCGATCTGAAGTCTCGCGGCCTCAGCGTCGCGGAGTGATCTGACGTGACCAGCATCCGCATGTCCTCCCGGCGCCGGTTCTCCGGCGCCGGGAGGCCCTGGGTCCCGTACGCGTTCGTCGCGCCGTTCGTGATCGTGTTCGTCGTGTTCCTCGTCGCCCCGATCGCCGTCGGTGTCGTCAACAGCCTGTACTCGCGCCAGTCCACCGGCCTGGGGTTCGGCGGCTCGAGCATAGAGTTCGTCGGTTTCGAGAACTTCTTCCGCGCCTTCGCGGATGAGGACTTCCTGCTCGGCTTCCCCAAGGTCCTCCTCTACGGCGCCATCCAGGTTCCGGTCATGATGATCATCGCCGCGGGCCTCGCTCTTCTCTTCGATTCCGCACTCGTGAAGGCGAAGCGCTTCTTCCAGTTCGCGGTCTTCCTCCCCTACGCGGTGCCCAGCGTCATCGCGGCGCTCCTCTGGGGCTTTCTCTACCAGCCGTCCGTGAGTCCGATCCTGCAGTTCCTCTCCTCCATCGGCATCGACATCAATCTGCTCGGCCCGGGTACGGTCTGGTGGTCGATCGGAAACATCAATCTGTGGTCGCTGATCGGCATCAACATGATCATCCTCTTCTCCGCGCTGCAGTCCGTGCCCCGCGAGATGTACGAGGCCGCTCGCATCGACGGGGCCGGCGAAGTGCGCACGGCCCTGCAGATCAAGCTGCCGATGATCACGCCCGCGGTCCTCTTGACGACGCTGTCCAGCGTGATCGGCACTCTGCAGCTGTTCAACGAGCCGCAGGTGCTGCAGTCGATCACCTCCAACATCCCGAGCGATTTCACTCCGAACATGGCGATCTACGCGGCTTCCACACTCGGCAAGGACTCGAACCTGTCCTCCGCGATGGCAGTGATCCTGGGGCTCGCGACGCTGATCGTCTCGCTGCTCCTGCTCGCCGCCAACAAGCGCAACGCCAAGGGGGCCACCGATGGCATCTGACCTGCTCACCGCCACCAGCCTCGACACCCGAGCGGTGACCGCTCCGGACACGAAGCCGCGACGACGCACCACCTTCGTCAACGGCGACCGCGTGCACCGCGGATGGATGCTCGTCGTCACGATCGTGATGGTGATCGTGGCCGCCTACTTCCTCGTCCCGGTGCTGTGGCTCGTGATCGCCTCGACGAAGTCCACCGGAGACCTGTTCTCCACGCCTGGCTTCGCCTTCGCGGACTGGCACCTGTGGGACAACCTGGCCGCTCTGAACAGCTACGAGGACGGCATCTTCTGGCGCTGGGGCCTGAACTCGATCATCTACTCGGTGATCGGTTCGGTGTTCACCACGCTGGTGTGCGCGCTGACCGGCTACGCCCTGGCCGTCTACCGCTTCCGCGGTCGAGCCGTACTCATCACCGTCGTCCTCGCCAGCCTGCTCGTGCCCGGATCCGTCATCGCTCAGCCCACGTACGTGCTGCTGGTGCAGCTCGGCCTGGACAACACCTATCTCGGGCTGCTGCTTCCGGCTCTGTGCTATCCATTCGGCGTTCTCCTGTGCTTCATCTACGCACAGGGGGCCGTGCCGATCGAACTCGTCGAGGCCGCCCGCCTCGACGGGGCCGGAGAGTTCCGGATCTTCGCGACCATCGGCCTCCGCCTCATGTCCACCGGAATGGTCACAGTGCTGCTGTTCGCCTTCCTCGGCAGCTGGAACAGCTACATCCTCCCCCTGCTGGTACTCACGGACTCGTCGCTCATGCCGCTCACGGTGGGGCTCACGGGCTGGAGCCAGGCCTCGATCACGATCCCCGGTCTGCAGATCCTCACGGTCGTCGGATCGCTGGTCTCGATCATCCCGATCGCGATCGTGTTCCTGTCGTTGCAGCGGTTCTGGCGCGCGGGCCTCACTGCAGGCAGCGTGCGCGGCTGAGATGGGAACGATCCGATTCACGGGTGCCGCACGCACGTGGCTGGAATGCCTGCCACTCGGCGACGGGCGACTCGGAGCGATGACGGACGGCGGCGTCTCGTCGACGAGGCTGCACCTCAACGACGCGACAGCATGGTCCGGGTCGCCGTCGTCCGAGTCCGGCGGTGGTCCATTCCCGGATGCCGACACGTGCGCCGCCCTGTTGGCAGAAGCACGAGCGGCGATCACCGCA
It includes:
- a CDS encoding ROK family transcriptional regulator, coding for MPRTTWSWPVLHDAQRDVLLEVLVHGPLSRAELTRRTGMSRASLSRLSRDLVEHGVVTEGEAELRPGRGRPSETLHVRPDAARFAGIKLTGDVLYAAVVDLSARVVDTVEHPLPSREVDDVVELIGAVIDGLREAHDRIAAVGVCLAGDVVGADGRRRIVGSHFLGWENIPLADLVSARTGLPTEIGNDVQSLTAAHHWFGAGRGATSLALIGIGAGIGAGIVVGDAMIRGAHGHPGKVGHMRVSDTGPQCDRGHTGCVSSYVTIPAVRQRAGDAPFEQVIARARTGEETASLAVRDAVRALGVVIGNLVCIADVQKVIVTGEGLPLAQFDDALLAAAVADALDPAAEAPPIELHPFRFADYAWAAAVSAIRLVLST
- a CDS encoding ABC transporter substrate-binding protein, which produces MKSARPLTRTPLRWAAALAVPAFAIGALSACSADSAQPSADDPVTIDFWGWVPGLEDLVAQWNDENEDIQVTFHRMTGDDGQKVEAAVDAGKGPDLVQLSTHNLPEYVISERVVDITEYVSEYESNYTPASWSAVSFDDHVFGVPQGIGPAATMYRTDIFDQYDLEVPETWDEYLETARALKTANPDIYIANMSPSEIGQWSQEIQQAESSWYGIDGDSWTVGVNDEGSQLVAERWQTLLDEGLVTTEQMWTPEYWALVNSGKIATITYAAWFPSLIAENAADTSGDWAVTAMPKNAGSENSGDSGGAAVVVLKNTKNAEAAAKFASWLNGSDDTQDALITVGGLFPSTENGLASEALLQESDFYGGQVINEVFIESAKNTPNTWVEGPNYGSIQTALLDEFAKVVNGQQTFLEALDIAQDAAIADLKSRGLSVAE
- a CDS encoding acetylxylan esterase is translated as MALTDLPIEQLRSYRPEVVEPDDFDEFWRRTLNEARAIGGVVDIVEASTPIRELIVEDLTFPGYGGEPIRAWITRPRTEGRLPAVVEYIGYNGGRGVAGERLQWAAAGYVHVLMDTRGQGSGWGTGGDTADPHGSEGAVPGFMTRGISAPETYYYRRVFTDAVRLIDAVREFEFVDPARVSITGASQGGGIALAAAALVPGLSGVMPDVPFLCHFSRSVQMTPDQPFMEITRYLAVHRDQDERVFRTLSYFDGVNFARRVHVPALFSVALMDGIVLPSSVFAAYNHLGVEDRAIEVYTYNGHEGGQTHQWVRQAEWLATRVAP
- a CDS encoding GNAT family N-acetyltransferase yields the protein MTELRVVELSAATIVAVNNLSLKPGQEQYLAPVSYGIAATVINPQTSWQRVVLDRNEVVGFVSANFDPEAPEEHFRSVLWRINVDADDQGRGIGRFAVEALIEEARTRGMNHVDVIYEAGDAGPGAFFERVGFSQVGETEYGEVIASIQVTA
- a CDS encoding beta-galactosidase, with the translated sequence MPAQRSSAPSPRAPLLFGGDYNPEQWDRSVWLEDIALMREAGVNIVTLGVFAWGLLEVDDDRWDWGWFDEVIGLLARSEISIDLATPTASPPIWLHREHPEILPVDRRGIRYHQGGRLQWCPSHPVWQRYASRVATRLGERYGQHPSVTMWHISNELGGGNRRCYCDQSTFAFRAWLERRYGTVDALNAAWGTAFWGHRYRRFDDVLAPLDSESAQNPSLVLDFDRFSSDALLDHFRMERDALRRAGVTAPITTNLMVAPQGSVADYASWTQDLDVIAIDHYTIADDPHRHRELSQVAARTRGLAPSRPWMVMEHSTSAVNWQVRNSPKAPGEMLRNSVQHVAHGADGALFFQWRASASGAEQFHSAMVPHAGAETRQWREVVELGSTLASISDVAGSLVERSEAAILTDDVSLWAWQAGQKPLNDHALHEDGRRWFEALSTHGFGPDVLPSHASLDGYRLIVLPSLYLVDDETVERVMRAADAGATVVVGALSGIADADNRIRLGGYPGAFRDFLGIFGEELHPLLRGETVLLGSGARVADLITRVRTTDAEIIDSYADGPLEGMPAITRRRFGRGQAWHVSGLIQDGLDAVVTTLAQAAGISRRLPATATVEAVRRVSADGSWLFLINHGTADEEIEAWGADAISGRPAEGLFHLDAGAVAVIRERRG
- a CDS encoding carbohydrate ABC transporter permease, with protein sequence MASDLLTATSLDTRAVTAPDTKPRRRTTFVNGDRVHRGWMLVVTIVMVIVAAYFLVPVLWLVIASTKSTGDLFSTPGFAFADWHLWDNLAALNSYEDGIFWRWGLNSIIYSVIGSVFTTLVCALTGYALAVYRFRGRAVLITVVLASLLVPGSVIAQPTYVLLVQLGLDNTYLGLLLPALCYPFGVLLCFIYAQGAVPIELVEAARLDGAGEFRIFATIGLRLMSTGMVTVLLFAFLGSWNSYILPLLVLTDSSLMPLTVGLTGWSQASITIPGLQILTVVGSLVSIIPIAIVFLSLQRFWRAGLTAGSVRG
- a CDS encoding carbohydrate ABC transporter permease; translated protein: MTSIRMSSRRRFSGAGRPWVPYAFVAPFVIVFVVFLVAPIAVGVVNSLYSRQSTGLGFGGSSIEFVGFENFFRAFADEDFLLGFPKVLLYGAIQVPVMMIIAAGLALLFDSALVKAKRFFQFAVFLPYAVPSVIAALLWGFLYQPSVSPILQFLSSIGIDINLLGPGTVWWSIGNINLWSLIGINMIILFSALQSVPREMYEAARIDGAGEVRTALQIKLPMITPAVLLTTLSSVIGTLQLFNEPQVLQSITSNIPSDFTPNMAIYAASTLGKDSNLSSAMAVILGLATLIVSLLLLAANKRNAKGATDGI